A stretch of Anaerohalosphaeraceae bacterium DNA encodes these proteins:
- a CDS encoding type I phosphomannose isomerase catalytic subunit gives MNPYPLKLKPIFKERIWGGQRLRDLFGKDLPAGKPIGESWELADLPEDKSVIANGPLAGQAIDRAVHSFGRALETGRPGPFPLLIKLLDAREVLSVQVHPDEPTCRRLGTGQPKTECWYILDAPADGIIYKGLKPGTTREQFARAIAEGTCAEYLVAVPVKPGQCHFLPSGTPHAIGAGLVIAEIQQPSDTTYRVFDWNRLDPSTGKPRALHIEQALESIHFGLSADKLPVTTVGRLVDAAEFKLDKGHQMPHGELLLESPIPKAVLFLSGSGVIQGPHFDPIAFRKGDTVLIPAGVEGFVLFQEETEYLTASV, from the coding sequence ATGAATCCCTATCCATTAAAATTGAAACCGATTTTTAAAGAACGCATCTGGGGCGGTCAGCGTCTGCGGGACTTGTTCGGAAAAGACCTGCCTGCCGGAAAGCCCATTGGGGAAAGCTGGGAATTGGCGGATTTGCCGGAGGATAAGTCCGTGATTGCCAACGGTCCGCTGGCCGGACAGGCCATCGACCGGGCCGTTCATTCATTTGGGCGGGCCCTCGAGACAGGACGTCCCGGTCCGTTTCCGCTGCTGATAAAACTGCTGGATGCCCGTGAGGTTCTCAGCGTTCAGGTCCACCCGGATGAGCCGACCTGCCGCCGGTTGGGGACAGGGCAGCCCAAAACCGAATGCTGGTATATTCTGGATGCTCCGGCAGACGGTATTATTTACAAGGGGCTCAAGCCCGGCACGACTCGAGAACAGTTCGCTCGGGCCATTGCCGAGGGGACCTGTGCGGAGTATCTGGTGGCTGTCCCGGTGAAACCCGGCCAGTGCCATTTTCTGCCCAGTGGAACCCCGCACGCCATCGGCGCTGGTCTGGTCATCGCCGAAATCCAGCAGCCCTCCGATACCACCTATCGGGTTTTTGACTGGAACCGCCTCGACCCATCGACCGGCAAGCCCAGAGCCCTGCATATCGAACAGGCCCTCGAAAGCATTCATTTTGGGCTGTCCGCCGACAAGCTTCCCGTGACTACAGTCGGCCGGCTGGTGGATGCGGCGGAGTTTAAACTCGATAAGGGGCATCAAATGCCCCATGGCGAGCTCCTCCTCGAATCCCCCATTCCCAAAGCCGTCCTGTTTTTAAGCGGTTCCGGGGTGATTCAGGGGCCTCATTTTGACCCGATTGCTTTCCGAAAGGGAGATACGGTTTTGATTCCCGCCGGCGTCGAGGGGTTTGTCCTGTTTCAGGAGGAAACGGAATATCTGACCGCTTCTGTGTAA
- a CDS encoding transcription termination/antitermination NusG family protein: MLKKSDNPPIVWPEGQSIGSFDGVWWVAHTKSRNEKALAWQLIQKEISYFLPMSWKVSRRTGRTMRSLMPVFPGYLFFCGTDQDRLEVLKTNRAAAVLTVRNQMQLIQELLPIEKVLKAGQTVVPHEYLQVGQRCRVIAGPLMGVEGLIVQTPRKAKLVLQVQMLGQAASVEIDMDMVEQIE, translated from the coding sequence ATGCTGAAGAAAAGCGATAATCCCCCGATTGTCTGGCCTGAGGGACAGTCGATCGGTTCTTTTGACGGCGTCTGGTGGGTCGCCCATACCAAAAGCCGCAATGAAAAGGCCCTTGCCTGGCAGCTGATTCAGAAAGAGATTTCTTATTTTCTGCCGATGTCCTGGAAAGTCAGCCGAAGAACCGGTCGGACGATGCGGTCGCTGATGCCGGTCTTTCCGGGCTATTTGTTTTTCTGCGGAACAGACCAGGACCGCCTGGAAGTTCTCAAAACCAACCGTGCCGCTGCTGTTCTCACAGTGCGCAATCAGATGCAGCTGATTCAGGAGCTGCTGCCGATTGAAAAGGTTCTGAAAGCCGGCCAGACGGTCGTTCCGCACGAATATCTGCAGGTCGGCCAGCGCTGTCGAGTCATTGCAGGCCCGTTAATGGGGGTCGAGGGGCTGATTGTCCAGACCCCGCGCAAGGCCAAACTGGTTCTTCAGGTGCAAATGCTCGGCCAGGCCGCCAGTGTCGAAATTGATATGGATATGGTCGAACAAATCGAGTAA
- a CDS encoding cysteine peptidase family C39 domain-containing protein, protein MYAAMRLGKDSRVTEIVERILKEYRPEEKCGYSVFVIGEEYFVEAEEAYQVGNMPRAEEQYKKAAAVWDINRLITEDPKHQALATYYTGRIFQTLGKYEKAIAYYQETKEKWPTFEKMQWVELGLAVCYQKLGQDRQAAIFYNQAVLKDVSSAAAVREEPGFLSGDSYCGAYAVWHLLRHYGNPVPIETLIEQMGIRQKGYSTLQDISDVLFLFGISTQAMQIPPEKASEVKLPFVQYRLPPKEGMLGHFVLCIPQQEHVLILDGPKETRLIPCTMLRQEQEGIWDGTLLLIQTQRQEYLERLLTEQISWQAAVHAAYVWFVKEDADVSEIVEGIQRYYAELSRQQMQAIRGGTVNYECQKPKEGRRCWTAPTCQSNKDCSVGQPVCSDGTSEYLCLPTKAWRSCEYLTAHNCGPKKTLSGNCFNGSCVIWPYTTLNDYCGTWMRRCK, encoded by the coding sequence TTGTATGCGGCGATGCGGCTGGGAAAGGACAGCCGAGTAACGGAGATTGTCGAGCGAATTCTAAAGGAATACCGGCCGGAGGAAAAATGCGGCTATTCGGTCTTTGTCATTGGGGAGGAATATTTTGTTGAGGCGGAAGAGGCGTATCAGGTCGGGAATATGCCCCGTGCAGAAGAACAGTATAAGAAGGCCGCCGCTGTTTGGGACATCAACCGCCTGATAACAGAGGACCCTAAACATCAGGCTTTGGCAACATATTATACAGGCAGAATTTTCCAGACCCTCGGAAAGTACGAAAAAGCCATTGCTTATTATCAGGAGACAAAAGAGAAATGGCCGACTTTTGAGAAAATGCAGTGGGTTGAACTGGGGCTGGCTGTGTGTTATCAGAAACTCGGACAGGACCGGCAGGCCGCAATTTTCTACAATCAGGCGGTTCTGAAGGATGTCTCTTCTGCGGCCGCTGTCCGAGAGGAGCCGGGTTTTCTGTCCGGTGATTCGTATTGCGGGGCCTATGCGGTCTGGCATCTGCTTCGGCACTATGGGAATCCTGTGCCGATTGAGACCCTTATCGAGCAAATGGGAATTCGTCAGAAGGGTTATTCGACTCTTCAGGATATTTCGGATGTGTTATTCCTTTTTGGGATTTCCACACAGGCCATGCAGATTCCGCCGGAGAAGGCTTCCGAAGTGAAGCTGCCGTTTGTGCAGTACCGGCTGCCGCCGAAAGAGGGCATGCTGGGACACTTTGTGCTGTGTATTCCCCAGCAGGAGCACGTGCTGATTCTGGACGGGCCGAAGGAGACGAGGTTGATTCCCTGCACGATGCTCCGTCAAGAACAGGAGGGAATCTGGGACGGGACGCTTCTGCTGATTCAGACCCAGCGGCAGGAGTATCTGGAAAGATTGCTGACGGAGCAAATTTCCTGGCAGGCCGCCGTCCATGCAGCGTATGTATGGTTCGTAAAAGAGGATGCAGATGTCTCCGAGATCGTTGAGGGAATTCAACGCTATTATGCTGAGTTATCGAGGCAGCAAATGCAGGCCATTCGCGGAGGAACTGTGAATTATGAATGTCAAAAACCAAAAGAAGGAAGGAGATGTTGGACGGCACCAACATGTCAAAGCAATAAAGATTGTTCTGTCGGTCAGCCTGTCTGTTCAGACGGCACATCGGAATACCTCTGTTTACCTACAAAAGCTTGGCGTTCCTGTGAGTATCTGACAGCACATAACTGTGGACCTAAAAAGACACTTTCGGGAAACTGCTTCAACGGCTCTTGCGTAATATGGCCGTATACTACCCTCAATGACTACTGCGGCACATGGATGCGTCGATGTAAATAA
- a CDS encoding S8 family serine peptidase, protein MNKSRSFPGVCIFFCLFVCRTAYPLAESADPNGINIKVLHQMGYTGKGVRVGVLSQMHCRTTHEAFFDKDTQGNPTGNSHAYWYDPTSDTLQPYEPYWHDTSLAGIVASRGGKNFPQHRGMAPDAEIYSAKVTRRVSETDPNRTTNFQWFQKSLDYFRSSQCRIVVTGIQLDTSYDQTFPLTLLYDYYAYTHDIFFANAAGNDSSSITIFGTAFNGLTTAGLIATEPDVYRRIGSASNPGPTLDGRRKPEIAAPAQNLWVPTDGGDTAWRSEGTERGQTSWAAPHTAGAAAVLLEYADTTSEPDDGRSVVLKAVLVNSAFPNIKDKTGQETAGQLWHPHRGYGRLDAARAFSILSSPKLTVGQETSQPRGWAFQSLSPGQVHTYTLTSIPIGSRLVLTLTWKRRVRWQDKPPRNNLIDSGELTGYLANLDLVIEDSAGQTVFSDTGTLDNLKKADLLIAQTGPYRIRIRNQSSTESAEYGLAYEILEPLTADLNLDSVVDKTDLEILLQSWLQNPCGIPFDGCERLDLLADDFIDLGDWNILAGYWKTGDPRYYVLP, encoded by the coding sequence ATGAACAAATCAAGGAGTTTTCCGGGAGTTTGTATCTTTTTTTGTCTGTTCGTCTGCCGAACCGCTTATCCTTTGGCCGAATCCGCCGACCCAAACGGAATCAACATCAAAGTCCTCCACCAAATGGGCTATACCGGCAAAGGGGTGCGTGTCGGCGTGCTTTCCCAAATGCACTGCCGAACAACTCACGAGGCCTTCTTTGACAAGGACACGCAGGGCAATCCCACAGGCAATTCACATGCTTATTGGTATGACCCGACCTCGGATACCCTCCAGCCCTATGAACCTTACTGGCACGACACCTCATTGGCGGGCATTGTCGCTTCCCGCGGCGGGAAAAACTTCCCTCAGCATCGAGGCATGGCCCCGGATGCGGAAATCTACAGCGCCAAAGTAACCCGCCGTGTTTCTGAAACCGACCCCAACCGCACAACGAATTTTCAGTGGTTTCAGAAATCGCTGGATTATTTCCGCTCCAGTCAATGCCGAATCGTCGTGACCGGCATCCAGCTGGATACCAGCTATGACCAGACGTTTCCGCTGACCCTGCTGTATGATTATTACGCCTATACCCATGATATCTTTTTTGCCAATGCTGCGGGCAATGACAGTTCCTCGATTACGATTTTCGGCACCGCTTTCAACGGTCTGACAACGGCGGGCCTGATTGCGACCGAACCGGATGTCTATCGGCGCATCGGCTCGGCGAGCAATCCCGGCCCAACGCTGGACGGCCGGCGCAAACCCGAAATCGCCGCCCCCGCACAAAACCTATGGGTCCCGACTGACGGCGGGGATACCGCCTGGAGGAGTGAGGGGACAGAACGCGGCCAAACCAGCTGGGCGGCCCCCCATACCGCCGGTGCCGCCGCTGTCCTGCTGGAGTATGCGGATACCACATCAGAACCGGATGACGGCCGCAGCGTCGTCCTCAAGGCCGTTTTGGTCAATTCCGCCTTTCCGAATATTAAAGACAAAACCGGACAGGAAACCGCCGGACAGCTCTGGCATCCGCATCGCGGCTATGGTCGGCTGGATGCCGCCCGCGCCTTTTCGATTTTGAGCAGCCCCAAACTCACCGTCGGACAGGAGACATCTCAGCCGCGCGGCTGGGCTTTTCAATCGCTTTCGCCCGGACAGGTTCACACCTACACACTCACATCCATCCCCATCGGCAGCCGGCTGGTTCTTACTTTGACGTGGAAGCGGCGTGTGCGCTGGCAGGATAAACCGCCCCGGAACAATCTGATAGACAGCGGAGAATTAACCGGCTATCTGGCCAACCTGGATTTGGTCATTGAAGACTCCGCCGGCCAAACCGTTTTTTCGGATACAGGCACGCTCGACAACCTCAAAAAAGCCGACCTGCTGATTGCTCAGACGGGGCCGTACCGCATCCGCATCCGCAATCAGTCTTCGACGGAGTCGGCCGAATATGGACTGGCTTACGAAATCCTCGAACCCCTGACGGCCGACTTGAATCTCGATTCCGTTGTGGACAAGACCGACTTGGAAATCCTTCTGCAATCCTGGCTTCAGAATCCCTGCGGGATTCCCTTTGACGGTTGCGAGCGGCTCGATTTGCTGGCCGATGACTTCATCGATTTGGGGGATTGGAACATCCTGGCCGGCTATTGGAAAACCGGTGATCCCCGCTACTATGTCCTGCCGTAA